The stretch of DNA ATCCATTGGATCGATACATGCTAAGGCTTTGCATGTGTTGCAACTAGCCACATCCATGAACCGCCGGCTGCGCGATTGGACCTAGCACTCCGCCGCACGGCGTTCCTCCTGCATGCATGAATACCATTAGAGATGGTGCAATTGCGTCACTCCGGTGAACCTATTTGTGGGATTTGGTGACCGACTGTACATGGGAGATCGACAAGGAGAGGACGACTCTAGAGATGCGCTGCCACAACTCTACTTCCGCgcacggcactgcgcgtctagtggtaatgATCAGTGATTCATCTCTGTTAGCATGTTTCTAGATGTTCTGCGGGTAcgaaaattttaatttgcagtcaaCTCACCTTACGTAGAACCCAACATTTAAATTTTCATATAACTCTTTGGGGTAATACTTTGACTTCATGGGATAATCTCAGGGATGTCCATTCAGAGCTAAACTTAGCTGAGCATGAATATTCAATTGCATGGCCCTCGACCTTTTAAAGAAAAGTTTTTGTCAAATCTCTTTATAGACATTTGGTAGAAAATGTGTGCGAATTTCCATCGGGGTATACCAAATTGCTTTTAAATGCCTGGACCAGACGGTTCGACACTTTTTTCCATCCAATGGGGTACATCAAATGTCTGTGGACACGGAAAAATGTCCGAAATCGCACAAATCGGTACCAAACGTAGATGTGGTTTGGGAGAGTTGGGACACACAACAAACAAGCCTTGAACCCCACAACAagcccatctctctctctctctcttccgtGTCTATCCTCTCTTCATTGGACAAGGGGTGAACATTTGGTGCACCGGATTGGATGACAGCTTCCATATTTGCTGTTCGCGGACACGTCTGAATGTGTCCCTGGACGTTTCATGTGTTTGTTTTGATGTACGATGTTGAAGATACCCTAAGTCTCTTTGGAAACAATGACCCTCTACAAAGGGTGACAAGGTAACTACGGCTATCAATTTACTGGGAAACATGAGTATGGCATCTTTTTCTTCAATGATTTTTAGCAAGGTTGTTGTGGAATGTTTTAAAGGGTGCTTTCAGTCTCATGGACATACCCGATAATGTTAGAGATCTCTTTCATATTTGGATATGGCTATATTTAGGAAAACAGAGAAACGCCTGATGATGATAGGGTCTTTGTTGTTTTCGAGACAGTTGGAAATGGAGAAATGGTATTGTGTTTGAAAATAAGAAGGTGAATGATCCCTATGCGATTGTTAATATGATTTGTCATTGGCTCACCTCTTGGTCTATCTTGCAGAAAAACAGGTTGTTGCGAATTCTTTCCTTTTGCTTTGATCTTAAACATGGATTTAATCGGATAGCTTTACTTGCTGCCTTTCACTTTCTTGCTGCTTTGTAAGTTCAAAGACACCTGGTTTCAGTTAAATGAAATGGAGAGAAAAATCTCTTTCTCACAAAAATAAATCAATAATGTAGTTGTTTATACAGATGCATTTGATGCTTATTTGAGATGTGCCCTAAGCCGTCACACTTATTGCTATGCCGCCCTGTAGCCCAGCCGTTAACACCAAGTATGCACTCTTTTCAGTCGGCATGGCAGTAGAGGAGGTTCGGGGTGCAGTCATAATCGATCGAACTGTACAGACCAAACGCCTGATGATGATAGTGCCAACTGTTTGTCAAACTGGCGCCAGCCGCAGAAACAGGATCTTTCACTGCCATTGCAGTGGCCAGTGTCTTGCTCGACATGGGACTGACCACCAACCAAACCAAACTGAACGCACTCACTTCTCACCGAGGCAGCCGACCACGCAGACTCAGTCAGTCGCCGAGCGTCACGACCCATCGCCGAGCAACCGAGAGATCCTCCTCCACATCTCTGTCCATCCTCCATTGTCCCACACAGCTCCCCTCTGTAACCTGTGCGGCCACCGTCGATTCGCGCCCCACCTCCGGAATATACTAATCACGCCGTTAATCGCCCCAAAACCACGGCCTCGCACGTACGCCTCCCCCGCGAAGCCGCGGCAACACCCGGCTGGGGGCAGAGAGATCTCGAGAGTTAAAAATAAAGGAACCTACAAGATCGTGGTGTATCGGCCCCGATTCGCGTCGCCATCGCTGGGCGCGAATGGCCACGTCGGAGTTTCAAATACCTGCACCGCTTTCCGCAACCGTGCCCCGCCTTTGCCCCACAGTGACATGACGGACATCCGAATCGGCCCCGCGCACTGGAGCGAGCTCGCGAGCTCGCTCGCCTGGGTGCACCGCTAAGGCACGCACGCACAACCGCTCCGTCGCGCCCACGCCTGAAACCTATAAAACCCCACCAACTGCGCCATCATTCTTCACCAGCTCCATCGCAAGGGACAGTACTGTACCACTCTAGCCACTACTGGAGCTACCAGGCGCCATCCCACCCACCAACCAGCAACAACGAGCGCGCCGCAAGCGCACGCCGGAGCCAACATGTCGATGCCGGTGTCCATGTCCGGGAAGGCGAGCGACCCGGGTTCCGCCTGGTTCGGCGGCGGCAGCAGGAGCCCGCAACCGGGGCCGACACACAACGTGCGGCTCATCGCCATGGCCGTCGCCGCGTTCGTCTCCGTGCTCGGCCTCTCCCTGCTCCTGCACCTCTACATCTGCCGCGTCCGCCGCAGGAACCGCAGGCAGGCGGAGGCAGCCGCGGCCGCGCTGGAGGCCGGCTCGGCGGCCCCCAAGCCGGCCAAGGTCGGGCTGGACCCGTCGGCCATCGCGGCGCTGCCAACCGCGGCGTACCAGGAGACGGGCGAGCCGTGCAGCGGCGCAAGCGAGTGCACCATCTGCCTCGGCGCCATGCAGGAGGGCGAGGCGGTGCGCGTGCTGCCGGCCTGCGCGCACGTGTTCCACGTCCCCTGCGTCGACACGTGGCTCGCGTCCAGCTCGTCATGCCCGGTCTGCCGCGCCCTGGTGGAGCCGCCGCTGTCGCCGGCCGCGCCAGCGTGGGTGCAGGAGAAGCAGGGCCTAGAGAAGGAGTGTGCTGCAAGTGGGAGCTCGGCGCCGCCATGTGGGCTCGGCGCGTCGCTGATGCGGATGCTGAGCAGGGAGAGGCCGGTGGCGCGGAGGCCGACGCAGGGTGACCACGCGCACCCGATGGAAATGCATGTCGAGGACCTGGAAAGCCAGCAGCCCCAGCAGCAACACTCTGTGGATACCAATTAGTCTACTTTTTtcgtttttcttctttttttgggtTTTTTTCACTATTCGCTGCTCGATTGCAAATCTTGCATTTGGGTGGCCGATTCAGAGGTGTGAAATACGGAAATACACCTCTGAAGTGTCCTACGGAAATACATTGTGGATGTGCTTGCAGCTCACCCATATCTCTCGTATTTGTGCAAAGAAGGGATCATGGATATATAAATAGACCCCGCAAAAAATGGATATATAAATAGAGCTCTGTTTTCTCTAGCAGCTATATCATCGATGGCGCGCATTGCTGCGCCCATTCATTTTTTTGATATTATGATAGCAATTTTGTAAAGATGTGCCGACACGAAAAATGAAAGTTTAATTTGCACAAATATGTTTCTTGAGGGTATTTTGTGTTAGATCAAAAAATAACAGTAGTGAAACCGTATTGGAGCTTGATATTAGTTTTATATAAGTCATCTCCAAATGTTAGAAGCAAAAGTGCTAAAGCATTGAAGCTGGATAACAATACCTGGTACAATACTAAGGGCCTGTTCGGGAGCCCTTTGCCCAGAAAATCTTCAACTCCAACACCACAAATCCAGCGCCAGCTTCTCACGATCGATCTTGGAGTGAGCGATCCGTTCGGCATCACGTCTTCTCCCTCGCGCCAGGGAGCGAGCCTCAAGCCCATGAAATCACCTCTTTGTGGCCCATCAGTAGCAGGCTGGCAATGTAAAAGGTTGGAAAAAGATGGGCTGGGCCATAAGCCTGGTTGGGGAGGGACTGCTCGCAGCAAGAGAGACGACTTGAGAGCGAATCGGTACGTGATGCTCGGTCGAGAGAGTCACTTGGCGGTGGCAGCACAAAGTAATATTCTTCAACTCCCGCTTCCTAGTTTCTGTGGAGCTCCGTTTTCCCAACTCCATCGATCCTGCAATTTAGCACTGCGCCGGGTCGTTGCTTCTGTATGGAATAGCCAAGAGTTGACCCGTTCGGGTGCGCTCCAGTCCTGGAGTTGAGGATTTGGGAAGCGAGTGAGCTGCCGAACACGCTCTAAGACTACTTGTGCCCACAACAGGAAGGAACTTGAAGAAAGAGGGGTAGAAGCATCATGAGAGGTCTTGGCTCAAACCTATTTCATCGTCCTAAGAAAGAAAAGTAAGAATTTGATCCCATCCAATCTTTGAACAAAGTTAGGACATCGGTCAAATATTATAGAGTTTCGAACATCACCAGTGGTATATGATAAAAAtatatataataataatgcttctGTCGGGGGATTGATTCTGAACCATGGGAAATCCTCCAAAAACCCGGATTCGAGTTCTCGAGGCTTGGCTTTGCGTCTACGAGGTTACAAGCTAGGCACAGCAAGGACGCAGCGAgttgcccaggttcgggccaccgtgcggtgtaaaccctactcctgcttggtTGTATTGCTTGTGGAccgatgcggcttgaactacatcggtatttccccaaagaggaagggatgatgcaacacatgtacggtaggtatttccctcagtgatgagaccaaggttatcgaaacAGTAGGAGAACTacgcaacactatgtaaacgatatctgcacacaaagaacaaatacttgcaacccgacacgtaagaggggttgtcaatccctcccgggtaaaaagatagatacatttgtagtagattggataaatagatctcgcggaaacgtgaaataaaataaataacaaaaaatgcaacaaggtattttggttttttttggattaatagatctgaaaataaaagcgaatagaaatagatctcgaaggcaaatatgataaagaatagacccgggggtcgtagatttcactagtggcttctctcgagaaaaatagcatacagtgggtaaacaaattactgttgggcaattgatagaactttcaaataattatgaccttatccaggcaatgatcactatataggcatcacgtccaagattagtagaccgactcctgcttgcatctattactattactccacacatcgaccgctatccagcatgcatctagtgtattaagttcatgaaaaaacggagtaatgcaataagaacgatgacatgatgtagacaaggtCTATTCATGttggaatagaccccatcttgttatccttaatagcaacgatacatacgtgtcatgtccccttctgtcactgggattgagcaccgtaagatcgaacccatcacaaagcacctcttcccatggcaagaaaaatcgatctagttggcctaactaaaccaaagattcaaagatgaaatacgaggctataagcaatcatgcatataagatatcaaaactcaaataattttcatggataaaatagatctgatcataaactcaaagttcaccggattccaacaaacacaccacaaaaagagttacatcaaatagatctccaagagaccattgtattgtgaatcaaaagagagagagagaggaagccatctagctactaactacagacctgaaggtctacaatgAAGTACTCACGCATCATATCAAAGatgcaccaatgaggatgatgagcCCCTCCGTGATGGCGTCTAGATTGGAcctgtggtttctggaacttgcggcggctggaattgtgtttcgtcgactcccctaagGTTTTTGGATTATcagggtatttatagagcaaagaggcagtgtGGGAGACGGCCGAGGCGAGCACaccccaccagggcgcgcctgggcccccaggcgcgcccaggtgggttgtgctctcctcgaaGCCCCCTCTAGTACTTCCTTGGCCCATTGTGTTTCTTCTGGTccggaaaaaatctccaaaaagtttcgtcgcatttggactccgcttggtattgattttctgtgaagtaaaaaacaagcaaaaaagaACAACTGGCACTGgtcactatgtcaataggttagtcccaaaaaatgatataaagttgctataaaatgattgtaaaacatccaagatgataatataacagcatggaacaatcagaaattatagatacgttggagacgtatcaaccccgttcacgtcacctccatCGGGTCATTGGTGTCCAGCCTTCTCATGCGGCAGCCTCCGGAGGTTCACTCGGCACAGGTTCTCCCTACCACACAGGTTTTTTACGCATGCCATGCGCCAAAAgtccaggcgcaacccgccttgaggtagggtctcctgagtcccgcgctggctcatgagtgcccagatacacctcctCCAAGTTCTGCCGTGCCAGCCACGCGTATGAACGACATAGGGTTGTACACGCCCGGAGACTCTAACACAGAGCTCCCTACCCATGCCCAGTGGTAGccccatgctccgcgctggcggATTCGGTCGAACCACGACCATGACCAGGCCTAGTGGAAGCTACATGCACCAAGCCGGTGGATAAACAACTAAGCGCGCCCTATGGGTTGCACCAACCTCAGGATGGCCTCTTGGCTCTTCACGCGGTACTGCTTACAGTATTCCCCCTAGGATGCatgcgcgagggggctggacatggtACCTACGCTCAGGCTAGGCATGGCGCATGCCACCTTACCAGGTCCCTGGTACCTGGTCTTCCCGCGTCCCTCTCAAGCGAACACTGATGAGGAAAGGTATGGAGGACCCCAGATTAACCTCGTCGCTGCCCATGCTTCCTTCATGAGGGCCGCTCgcacgtcaagggggacccctgagcatcgcgactcaggggcctcactagtcacgtagcccctcaccccttggtttCGTCTTGGCATCGTGACCAGACACCCCAACGGCGGCCGAGGTATGCGTGGGGCTAGGCCCCGCCGACGTAAAGCACAAAGCCAAACGAGAAGGAAACCAAGCATGGAAAGGAAATCGCAAAGTTCGAACAATTATTACAAGCATAAAATGTTTTGCAACTTCAAGCAAAGTCttacgcctccacgaggcatgaAAAGTATTGCAGGATAAACTCTAGGTGGAGCCGCCACCGTCACCATGGCCGTCGCCGCCGCATGCCTCAACGATGGTGGATTCATCCTTGACGTCGCTAccgccgccgtcgctgccgcTCGCCTCGGCCGCTAGAGGATCGGCGTTGGGGTTGCAGATGAACTTCCCCACCAGCGTGTCCATGTGGCTCTTCAGGATTGCCGCCGTGCTGGCGTGGGACTCAGGAGCAACTAGTCCAATCACTGCATCGAAGTTGAAGTCGGGGTCGAGAATGTAAAGGTGGCTGAAGATACGAGTTACTGCCACAGAGAAGAGGTCGCGGCACTCACCTTACAGGATGGAGTCCACCTTGGCGGCGGCGCCCTCGAGTTCCTCGGAAAGCTTGGAAGTGAGCCCTGCGTAGCCGCCCTCAGGGGTCGCGAGCGGGGCCTTGAATCCTCCTCGACAGATGGACTGTAGCGCGTGGCGAGCCTTGATCTCGAGGGAAGGGAAGGCATCACGCTCTGCAGCTGTTTTCCCCTTAGCGTCGGCAAGGATCTTCTCCCTGGCGTCCATCCGGGCTGTCGCTTTAGAGATGTGTGTGGCGTGGGACGCTTGGGCTTGGGCCACCTCCTCCTTCAGCTTGGCTAGGCGCTCTCTCT from Triticum urartu cultivar G1812 chromosome 3, Tu2.1, whole genome shotgun sequence encodes:
- the LOC125548620 gene encoding RING-H2 finger protein ATL74-like gives rise to the protein MSMPVSMSGKASDPGSAWFGGGSRSPQPGPTHNVRLIAMAVAAFVSVLGLSLLLHLYICRVRRRNRRQAEAAAAALEAGSAAPKPAKVGLDPSAIAALPTAAYQETGEPCSGASECTICLGAMQEGEAVRVLPACAHVFHVPCVDTWLASSSSCPVCRALVEPPLSPAAPAWVQEKQGLEKECAASGSSAPPCGLGASLMRMLSRERPVARRPTQGDHAHPMEMHVEDLESQQPQQQHSVDTN